TAACCTTAACTTAGAAGGTGTTAAGAATACAATTACCGCAAATGCAACCGGTAAAAGTATAGATATTAATAATGTATTATTCATAATTTAACATTTATAAATCTTTCTGTTCTCTGCGTCAATCATTTCTGTTTTATCTTTTTTAGGAAGCTCTTGGACGAAGTCCTTAGAGATACCTATCCAGCTCTGCTGGGCTAATCTTTCTGTATTCTGTCATCCGTTTTTTAAACTCTTAACTCTTTACTCTCAATTTTTCTTTTTTTATCCTGTTTATCTGCGTCCAAAAATTTTCTTTTTCTTTCATTTTAATAGTGTTGTGCTGTTAGCCATGGCGTTAACCAACTCGTAATTTCTGAGGTTGCTACGTTAACCAACTTCATCGGGTAACTAACAAATATCCCGGCAAGAAGTGAGCAACCCGCAAGAACTATAACGACAAATAACATAGATTTCGTTTTTTCCGGCACGTCAAATTTTGTTTGCCCAAGGAAAACCATATTAAATACTCTGAAAAGATAAACTGCAGTCAAAACGGCGATAAACAATCCTAACCCTGCAATCCAGAATTGACCCGCCTTAATCGCTCCCATAATGACCATAAATTTCGAAAAGAACCCTCCGAACGGAGGAATCCCGATAACCGAAAGCGCGCATATTAAAAAGCAAATAGCCGTAATTGGCATCGTCTTTATTAACCCGCCGAGTTCTCTTATATCTCTTTTGTGGGTATTATGTTCAACTATTCCCGCGCACAAGAATAATCCACCTTTTGCCAGACCGTGCATCAATAAGAATAATACGGCTCCGGCAATCCCAATCGGATTCATAGTTGATAACCCAAGAAAAATATAACCTATCTGACTTACGGTTGAGTAAGCAAGTATTCTTTTTAAGTCGTTTTCAACAAGTGCTGCGCCTGCGGCAACAAGACTTGAAATAATTACGATAACCGGTATAACCTGGTACCACATATCTGGCATCTGGAACGTCCAGCAGAAAATACGGGCATACGCATAAACTCCGATTTTGACCAGCACGGCTGCGTGCAGAAGAGATGTAACCGTTGACGGTGCGATACCTGCATCCGGCAACCATGTATGTAAGGGCAACGTTGCGGATTTCGAAAACATACCTATAAGAATAAGAAGAACTGCCATCCCGGGAACCATTACCCCACGCATTTCAGTCAAGTCAAAAGAATTTGTCTGGCTATAAATAAGTATAAACCCGAGCAGCATAACTACTGCTCCAAGGAAGGTTATTAAGAAAGCTTTATTCGCCTTAACGACGAATTCTTTTATCCTGTAAAAACCGATTAATCTCCAGCTGCAGATAGCGGTAATTTCCCAGAAAATATACATAAATA
The nucleotide sequence above comes from bacterium. Encoded proteins:
- a CDS encoding NADH-quinone oxidoreductase subunit L; its protein translation is MNESFASLVILVPIIGAFTIPLFAKISPRMRVLAATIIAFATSLLAMSLIPFVIGGNEFILRKPLILGFDFVLIIDALSVFMSIAASFIGALIVLYSAGYISHEENQTEYYFMVLLFIGSMMGLVYSANLIFMYIFWEITAICSWRLIGFYRIKEFVVKANKAFLITFLGAVVMLLGFILIYSQTNSFDLTEMRGVMVPGMAVLLILIGMFSKSATLPLHTWLPDAGIAPSTVTSLLHAAVLVKIGVYAYARIFCWTFQMPDMWYQVIPVIVIISSLVAAGAALVENDLKRILAYSTVSQIGYIFLGLSTMNPIGIAGAVLFLLMHGLAKGGLFLCAGIVEHNTHKRDIRELGGLIKTMPITAICFLICALSVIGIPPFGGFFSKFMVIMGAIKAGQFWIAGLGLFIAVLTAVYLFRVFNMVFLGQTKFDVPEKTKSMLFVVIVLAGCSLLAGIFVSYPMKLVNVATSEITSWLTPWLTAQHY